In the genome of Calothrix sp. PCC 6303, the window AAGTCATGTAGATAGGTCAATTATTAGTCCAGAAAATTTTATTCAAACCAATGTAGTTGGGACGTTTAATCTCCTAGAAGCCAGCAAAAATTACTGGAATCAATTATCTCCCCAACAAGGTAAAACATTCCGTTTTTTACACATCTCTACTGATGAAGTGTACGGTTCCTTAGAACCCAGTGCGTCAGCTTTTAGAGAAGATACTCCCTATAATCCCAATAGCCCATATGCTGCTTCTAAAGCCAGTTCAGATCACTTAGTTCGAGCTTACCAGCATACATACGGTTTACCAACATTAACAACTAATTGCTCAAATAATTACGGTTCTTATCAATTCCCTGAAAAACTTATTCCCTTAATGATCATCAATGCCTTAAATGGCAAACAATTACCAATTTATGGAGATGGTCAAAATATCCGTGATTGGCTATATGTTGAAGATCACTGTGAGGCAATCTATCTAGTTTTACAACAGAGTGAAATAGGTCAAACCTATAATATTGGAGGAAATAACGAACTTGCAAATATCACAGTTGTGGAGCAAATTTGTACGATATTAGATGAATTAGTCCCTAAATCTAACTTTAAATACTCTTCCCTCATTACCTATATAAAAGATAGACCAGGACACGATCGACGTTATGCCGTTGATTGTAGTAAAATTAAACACGACTTGGGATGGGAACCCAAAGAAAACTTTGCCAGTGGTTTAACAAAAACCATTCAATGGTACCTAAATAACACAGCTTGGATTGAACAAATTCAATCAGGAACTTACCAAAATTGGATTCGACAAAACTATGAAAACAGAAAAATATCACTATCCACCTAATAGTCTGTCAATAAAATTTTGATGGTTATATACACATCCACAATCCTGTAGAGACGTAGCAGTGCTACATCTCTACAACCGTCATTTTTATATTGACAGACTACTAATACCAATTTGATATGAAGCTGAATCATAAAGAACCCCACCCTAACCCTCCCCGAAATCAGCGAGGAAACAAGAATTTAGTTCCCCCTCCCCGCAAGCCTACGGTGTACACACAAGTCCAAGTAAAGTAATAACAGGTAAATCCCTCACTCCGTCTGGGATTGAAAATCCTAGTCTCACAGCAAAAGTCCATTTCAATGGACTAAAAACTAAAAATATTCAGTCATCTTGTAGATGACTTTAGCTATTAGACGGCGGTTTCAACCGTTGACGGGCGTGGAATTATAAAAAATATAGGGAATTCGATACTTGTGTGTACACCGCAGCCCTGTGGGGGAGAGGTACCCTGCGGGAAGCAAGCTATGGAGAGGGGTTCCTCGGTCAGTTTTGCAATTTTTCAAAGATCTTCTTCAATCTAAAACCAAAATTATCAATATTACATGAAAGGTATTATCTTAGCTGGCGGATCAGGAACTCGACTTTATCCACTCACTCAAGTAGTGAGTAAGCAACTAATGCCAGTTTATGATAAGCCAATGATTTATTATCCCCTCTCAACATTAATGTTGGCAGGAATCCGCGAAATACTCATAATTTCCACACCCGAACATCTACCATTATTTCAACAACTTTTACAAGATGGTAGCCAATGGGGTTTAAAATTT includes:
- the rfbB gene encoding dTDP-glucose 4,6-dehydratase, producing MQTFLVTGGVGFIGSNFILKARKQKWANIINLDKLTYASNPHNLAELQGDNGYKFVQGDIADSRLIQDLLAKHQPDAIINFAAESHVDRSIISPENFIQTNVVGTFNLLEASKNYWNQLSPQQGKTFRFLHISTDEVYGSLEPSASAFREDTPYNPNSPYAASKASSDHLVRAYQHTYGLPTLTTNCSNNYGSYQFPEKLIPLMIINALNGKQLPIYGDGQNIRDWLYVEDHCEAIYLVLQQSEIGQTYNIGGNNELANITVVEQICTILDELVPKSNFKYSSLITYIKDRPGHDRRYAVDCSKIKHDLGWEPKENFASGLTKTIQWYLNNTAWIEQIQSGTYQNWIRQNYENRKISLST